From the Halodesulfovibrio sp. MK-HDV genome, one window contains:
- the fabG gene encoding 3-oxoacyl-[acyl-carrier-protein] reductase: MMELLSTALVTGGSRGIGKSIAEQLGKAGFQVYLTYVSKPEEAENVAASIEAAGGKAKAFKLDVGNPDDIAAFFKEEIKDKVKLDVLVNNAGITKDGLLLRMKTEDFDRVINVNLRGAFVACREAAKIMSKQRCGRIINLTSVVGQMGNAGQANYCSAKAGIIGMTKSMAKELGSRNITVNAVAPGFIKTDMTNALPETVRSEYEKAIPLKRMGDVEDIANTVAFLASNSAGYITGQVIAVNGGMYC; encoded by the coding sequence ATTATGGAATTACTTTCAACTGCACTGGTTACCGGTGGCTCGCGCGGGATTGGCAAATCCATCGCTGAGCAGCTGGGTAAAGCCGGATTTCAGGTTTACCTCACATACGTTTCCAAGCCGGAAGAGGCAGAAAACGTTGCGGCTTCTATTGAAGCTGCTGGTGGTAAAGCAAAAGCGTTCAAATTAGATGTTGGCAATCCAGATGACATTGCAGCATTTTTTAAAGAAGAAATTAAAGACAAAGTGAAGCTTGATGTTCTTGTGAACAACGCTGGCATCACTAAAGATGGTCTCCTCCTTCGTATGAAGACAGAAGACTTTGATCGTGTCATTAACGTAAACCTGCGCGGAGCTTTTGTTGCCTGTAGAGAAGCAGCAAAAATCATGAGTAAACAGCGCTGCGGCCGTATCATCAACCTTACTTCTGTAGTAGGTCAGATGGGTAACGCAGGCCAAGCTAACTACTGCTCTGCTAAAGCTGGTATTATCGGTATGACAAAATCTATGGCAAAAGAACTCGGTAGCCGTAATATCACCGTGAACGCTGTTGCCCCTGGTTTTATCAAAACCGATATGACTAACGCTCTTCCAGAGACTGTGCGCAGTGAATACGAAAAGGCAATCCCTCTCAAACGCATGGGCGACGTAGAGGACATTGCAAATACAGTAGCCTTCCTTGCATCAAACAGTGCTGGCTACA